In Nonomuraea muscovyensis, one genomic interval encodes:
- a CDS encoding LysR family transcriptional regulator gives MELRDIEIFLTLAEELHFGRTATRLCLSPARVTQAIQKQERQVGAPLFERNNRTVRLTPVGRQLRDDLRPLYAGLKDSMERAQLAGQGITGTLRVGMLPLNAYDLRPYWDIFRLRHPQWKLRIHSAQLGQAFPALRRGDIDVLVSWLPVDEPDLTVGPVVFAEQRVLAVAADHQLAPRASVSLEMVSDFQHPHADTGPGYWYDAYAPRLTRRGRQIERGPVVGDAEEAMTLASMDGLVVLFPAHVTRYWARPDIAYLPVTDLEPLPYALVWRSEAESEPIRALAGIIRDLGPLPSAPAP, from the coding sequence GTGGAACTGCGGGACATCGAGATCTTCCTGACCCTGGCCGAGGAGCTGCACTTCGGCCGGACCGCCACCCGGCTGTGCCTGTCGCCCGCTCGCGTCACCCAGGCGATCCAGAAGCAGGAACGGCAGGTCGGCGCTCCGCTGTTCGAGCGCAACAACCGCACGGTCCGGCTGACACCGGTCGGGCGCCAGCTCCGGGACGACCTCCGGCCGCTCTACGCCGGGCTGAAGGACAGTATGGAACGCGCCCAGCTCGCCGGCCAGGGCATCACCGGCACGCTGCGCGTCGGCATGCTGCCGCTCAACGCCTACGACCTGCGCCCCTACTGGGACATCTTCCGCCTCCGCCACCCGCAGTGGAAGCTGCGCATCCACAGCGCACAGCTGGGCCAAGCCTTTCCCGCGCTGCGCCGCGGAGACATCGACGTCCTGGTGAGCTGGCTCCCCGTCGACGAACCTGACCTCACCGTGGGGCCGGTCGTGTTCGCCGAGCAGCGCGTGCTCGCCGTCGCCGCCGACCACCAGCTCGCCCCGCGCGCGTCGGTCTCGCTGGAGATGGTCTCCGACTTCCAGCACCCGCACGCCGACACCGGGCCCGGCTACTGGTACGACGCCTACGCCCCGCGCCTCACCCGGCGGGGCCGTCAGATCGAGCGCGGCCCCGTGGTGGGAGACGCGGAAGAGGCCATGACCCTCGCCAGCATGGACGGGCTCGTCGTGCTCTTCCCTGCCCACGTCACCCGCTACTGGGCACGGCCAGACATCGCCTACCTGCCGGTCACCGATCTGGAGCCGCTGCCGTACGCGCTGGTGTGGCGGAGCGAGGCGGAGAGCGAGCCCATCCGGGCCCTGGCCGGGATCATCCGCGACCTGGGCCCTCTCCCGTCGGCCCCTGCCCCTTGA
- the sepX gene encoding divisome protein SepX/GlpR, whose translation MSSVLLYLAIVVMWLGVLVPMWLRRDKTNLAELAELEEYYTGEHQLPDLERLEAPPATDLPLPEGERVDPRQFRARRRAIIVARRRRLLFFTALLVIASAVTAAVQMMPWWGVAPSVVIMLGYLAFLRIAVHVDRERRQRAVQARADRARRLREQRRAARLAAEQAEAEIIELAARQGDVLFDQYADPPARAVGD comes from the coding sequence GTGAGCAGCGTCCTCCTCTATCTCGCCATCGTCGTCATGTGGCTCGGCGTCCTCGTGCCCATGTGGCTGCGCCGCGACAAGACCAACCTCGCCGAGCTGGCCGAGCTCGAGGAGTACTACACCGGCGAGCACCAGCTCCCCGACCTCGAACGCCTCGAGGCCCCGCCCGCCACCGACCTGCCGTTGCCGGAAGGCGAACGGGTCGACCCGCGCCAGTTCCGCGCCCGCCGCCGCGCCATCATCGTCGCCCGCCGCCGCCGGCTGCTGTTCTTCACCGCGCTGCTCGTCATCGCCTCGGCCGTGACGGCCGCGGTCCAGATGATGCCGTGGTGGGGGGTCGCCCCGTCCGTGGTCATCATGCTGGGGTACCTGGCGTTCCTGCGCATCGCCGTACACGTGGACCGCGAACGCCGCCAGCGCGCCGTCCAGGCCCGCGCCGACCGCGCCCGCCGCCTCCGCGAACAGCGCCGCGCCGCCCGCCTCGCCGCCGAACAGGCGGAGGCCGAGATCATCGAGCTGGCGGCCCGGCAGGGCGACGTCCTCTTCGACCAGTACGCGGATCCGCCGGCACGTGCGGTGGGGGACTGA
- a CDS encoding GNAT family N-acetyltransferase, which yields MGGVDRLRGWPATLNEGPVGLRPLRLADVRVWRETRLRNADWLRPWEPSNPETPLFRTGLGPYISMVGTLRREARQGMALPWVITHSGRFAGQLTIGAIVWGSARSAQVGYWIDGALAGQGITPTALAMAVDHCFFTTGLHRLEANIRPENQASRRVVEKLGFREEGIRRRQLHIDGAWRDHICYALTVEDVPGGLLVQWRRARESAARGGSPVEEV from the coding sequence ATGGGTGGTGTGGATCGACTTCGTGGCTGGCCGGCGACCCTGAACGAGGGGCCAGTGGGCCTGCGCCCACTCCGGCTGGCCGATGTGCGTGTGTGGCGGGAGACGCGGTTGCGCAACGCCGACTGGCTGCGCCCCTGGGAGCCGAGCAACCCGGAAACTCCGCTGTTCCGCACCGGGCTCGGCCCGTACATCTCCATGGTCGGCACCCTGCGCCGCGAGGCGAGGCAGGGCATGGCGCTGCCGTGGGTGATCACGCACAGTGGCCGGTTCGCCGGGCAGCTCACCATCGGCGCCATCGTCTGGGGCTCGGCCCGCTCCGCCCAGGTGGGCTACTGGATCGACGGCGCGCTGGCCGGGCAGGGCATCACCCCCACCGCCCTCGCCATGGCCGTCGACCACTGCTTCTTCACCACCGGGCTGCACCGGCTGGAGGCCAACATCCGGCCCGAGAACCAAGCCAGCCGCAGGGTGGTTGAGAAGCTCGGATTCAGGGAAGAAGGCATACGGCGTCGTCAACTTCACATCGATGGAGCCTGGCGCGACCACATCTGCTACGCGCTGACCGTGGAGGACGTTCCCGGCGGGCTGCTCGTACAGTGGCGTCGCGCACGTGAGTCAGCCGCTCGCGGGGGGTCTCCTGTAGAAGAGGTTTGA
- a CDS encoding MogA/MoaB family molybdenum cofactor biosynthesis protein: MIRALVVTVSNRASAGVYEDRSGPLLVSLLEDVGCAVEGPVVVPDGEAVEVALRDGVAAGYDAIVTTGGTGLTPLDLTPEMTARVITREIPGIAEAIRQTNRDKVPTSILSRGLAGQAGSTLIVNLPGSTGGVRDGAAVLVSVLKHAVDQIRGGDHPR, from the coding sequence ATGATCCGTGCTCTCGTGGTGACGGTGTCCAACCGGGCCTCCGCAGGGGTGTACGAGGACAGGTCCGGGCCGTTGCTGGTCTCGCTGCTGGAGGACGTGGGCTGCGCCGTGGAGGGGCCCGTGGTGGTGCCCGACGGCGAGGCCGTAGAGGTGGCGCTGCGTGACGGTGTCGCCGCCGGGTACGACGCGATCGTGACGACCGGGGGTACGGGGCTGACGCCGCTGGACCTGACGCCGGAGATGACCGCCCGAGTGATAACCCGGGAGATTCCCGGCATCGCAGAGGCCATCCGGCAGACGAACCGCGACAAGGTGCCCACCTCCATCCTGTCCCGCGGCCTCGCCGGTCAGGCGGGCTCCACCCTCATCGTCAACCTGCCCGGCTCCACCGGAGGCGTACGCGACGGCGCCGCCGTCCTGGTGTCCGTGCTCAAGCACGCGGTCGACCAGATCCGCGGGGGCGACCACCCGCGCTGA
- the moaC gene encoding cyclic pyranopterin monophosphate synthase MoaC has translation MVDVSAKEVGARTATATGRVLLSGEAVALLRSGEVPKGDALGVARIAGIMGAKRTPDLIPLCHPIALHGVKVTLEVTGWGVAITARVKTADRTGVEMEALTAVSVAALALIDMVKAVDPAAVVTDVRVEEKTGGKTGVWTRP, from the coding sequence ATGGTCGACGTCTCGGCCAAGGAGGTCGGGGCACGTACGGCCACGGCGACCGGGCGGGTGCTGCTGTCCGGTGAGGCAGTGGCGCTGCTGAGGTCGGGGGAGGTGCCCAAGGGCGACGCGCTCGGCGTGGCCCGGATCGCCGGGATCATGGGCGCGAAACGGACACCCGACCTGATCCCACTCTGCCACCCGATCGCGCTGCACGGCGTCAAGGTCACGCTGGAGGTGACCGGGTGGGGGGTCGCGATCACCGCCAGGGTGAAGACGGCCGACCGCACCGGGGTCGAGATGGAGGCCCTGACCGCGGTGTCGGTCGCGGCGCTCGCGCTGATCGACATGGTGAAGGCGGTGGATCCGGCGGCCGTGGTCACCGACGTGCGGGTCGAGGAGAAGACGGGCGGCAAGACGGGGGTGTGGACGCGGCCATGA
- the glp gene encoding molybdotransferase-like divisome protein Glp, whose product MKSVDAHLADILATVRPLAPLELELERALGTTLAEEVTSPVPLPPFDNSAMDGYAVRAADIERVPVRLPVIDDVAAGSRELRAVGQGHAVRIMTGAPVPAGADTVVPVEWTDGGTVAVTIDRSAPEGNAIRRAGEDVQAGEIVLKPGTVIGAAQLGIIAGVGRRRVKARPLPRVVVLSTGAELAEPGTPLQPGQIWDSNSYTLAAAVRETGAEAFRATTVNDDPAAFLDQLDAQLVRADAVVTSGGVSMGAYEPVKEALGPLGTVQFEKVAMQPGMPQGFGVVGEDQVPIFALPGNPVSSFVSFMLFVRPALRKMRGLPAGFPRTEEAYVIGALRSPAGRRSFLRGVLADDGTVTPVHGQGSHQLAALATANALIVVPEDVTEVPSGTAVEVIRL is encoded by the coding sequence ATGAAATCGGTTGACGCCCACCTGGCCGACATCCTGGCCACCGTACGGCCGCTGGCGCCCCTGGAGCTGGAGCTGGAGCGGGCGCTCGGCACGACGCTGGCCGAGGAGGTGACCTCCCCGGTGCCGCTGCCGCCGTTCGACAACTCGGCGATGGACGGTTATGCCGTACGGGCCGCCGACATCGAGCGGGTGCCGGTCAGGCTGCCGGTGATCGACGACGTGGCGGCCGGGTCGCGCGAGCTGCGGGCCGTGGGGCAGGGGCACGCCGTACGGATCATGACGGGCGCGCCCGTGCCGGCCGGTGCCGACACGGTCGTCCCGGTCGAATGGACCGACGGCGGCACCGTCGCCGTCACCATCGACCGCAGCGCCCCGGAGGGCAACGCCATCCGCCGGGCCGGCGAGGACGTGCAGGCCGGCGAGATCGTCCTCAAGCCCGGCACCGTGATCGGCGCCGCCCAGCTCGGCATCATCGCCGGGGTGGGCCGCCGGCGGGTCAAGGCGCGGCCGCTGCCGCGCGTCGTGGTGCTGTCGACCGGAGCCGAGCTGGCCGAGCCGGGCACGCCGCTGCAGCCGGGCCAGATCTGGGACTCCAACAGTTACACGCTGGCCGCCGCCGTCAGGGAGACGGGCGCGGAGGCGTTCCGGGCGACCACCGTCAACGACGACCCGGCCGCGTTCCTCGACCAGCTCGACGCCCAGCTCGTCCGGGCCGACGCCGTCGTCACCAGCGGGGGCGTCTCGATGGGCGCGTACGAGCCGGTCAAGGAGGCGCTCGGGCCGCTCGGCACGGTCCAGTTCGAGAAGGTCGCCATGCAGCCCGGCATGCCGCAGGGGTTCGGCGTGGTGGGGGAGGACCAGGTGCCGATCTTCGCGCTGCCCGGCAACCCCGTCTCGTCGTTCGTGTCGTTCATGCTCTTCGTCCGGCCCGCGCTGCGGAAGATGCGCGGCCTGCCGGCCGGCTTCCCGCGGACCGAGGAGGCGTACGTCATCGGCGCGCTGCGCTCACCGGCGGGGCGGCGGTCGTTCCTTCGCGGGGTGCTGGCCGACGACGGCACGGTGACGCCGGTGCACGGGCAGGGCTCGCACCAGCTCGCCGCGCTGGCCACGGCGAACGCCCTCATCGTGGTGCCCGAGGACGTGACAGAGGTGCCGTCGGGCACGGCGGTCGAGGTGATCAGACTGTGA
- the galU gene encoding UTP--glucose-1-phosphate uridylyltransferase GalU has protein sequence MADFDPVTKAVVPAAGLGTRFLPATKATPKEMLPIVDKPAIQYVVEEAASAGLLDVLMVTGKNKRSIEDHFDRAFELEEVLEAKGDEHRLSQVREPASLATLHYVRQGEPKGLGHAVLCAKQHVGDHPFACLLGDDLIDRRDELLKRMIEVRDTYGGSVIALMEVPKEQVSLYGVATIEATSEDDVVRVTDLVEKPPAKDAPSNWAIIGRYVIDPAVFEVLENTPPGRGGEIQLTDALRTLAGRGSDQGGPVHGVLFRGRRYDTGDKLDYLRTVVKFAADRPDLAPEFVPWLREFLDEIG, from the coding sequence ATGGCTGACTTCGACCCTGTGACGAAAGCCGTCGTGCCCGCCGCGGGTCTGGGCACCCGGTTCCTTCCGGCGACCAAGGCGACACCCAAGGAGATGCTGCCCATCGTCGACAAGCCCGCTATCCAGTATGTCGTCGAGGAGGCCGCCTCCGCCGGGCTGCTCGACGTTCTCATGGTCACGGGCAAGAACAAACGGTCGATCGAGGACCACTTCGACCGGGCGTTCGAGCTGGAGGAGGTGCTCGAGGCCAAGGGCGACGAGCACCGGTTGTCCCAGGTCCGCGAGCCTGCCTCGCTCGCCACTCTCCACTACGTACGGCAGGGCGAGCCGAAGGGCCTCGGCCATGCGGTGCTCTGCGCCAAGCAGCACGTCGGCGACCACCCGTTCGCCTGCCTGCTCGGCGACGACCTCATCGACCGTCGTGACGAACTGCTCAAGCGCATGATCGAGGTGCGCGACACCTACGGGGGCAGTGTCATCGCGCTGATGGAGGTGCCGAAGGAGCAGGTGTCGCTGTACGGGGTGGCGACGATCGAGGCGACCTCGGAGGACGACGTCGTCCGCGTCACCGATCTGGTGGAGAAGCCGCCGGCCAAGGACGCGCCGTCCAACTGGGCGATCATCGGGCGCTACGTGATCGACCCGGCGGTGTTCGAGGTGCTGGAGAACACCCCGCCCGGCCGCGGCGGCGAGATCCAGCTCACCGACGCGCTGCGCACCCTCGCCGGGCGCGGCTCGGACCAGGGCGGGCCCGTCCACGGCGTGCTGTTCCGCGGCCGGCGGTACGACACCGGTGACAAGCTCGACTACCTGCGCACAGTGGTGAAGTTCGCGGCCGACCGGCCGGACCTGGCGCCGGAGTTCGTGCCGTGGTTGCGGGAGTTCCTTGATGAAATCGGTTGA
- a CDS encoding 5-formyltetrahydrofolate cyclo-ligase: MDKLNLRRELLSARASLTPEQRRANAVKVRETLLDQPWVQMAGLVACYWSIGTEPETHGLVFALWKHGATVILPVLREDNDLDWAVYDGPDTLAPGRFGVMEPVDTRRGVDAIRTAALVIVPALAVDRLSGVRLGRGGGSYDRALARVGPNVPTVALLHDGELIHGVPAERHDQRVRWAISPEGLTSLM, translated from the coding sequence GTGGACAAGCTGAACCTGCGTCGCGAGCTGCTGTCCGCGCGCGCCTCCCTCACCCCCGAGCAGCGGCGCGCCAACGCGGTGAAGGTACGCGAAACGCTGCTCGACCAGCCGTGGGTGCAGATGGCGGGGCTCGTCGCGTGCTACTGGTCCATCGGCACCGAGCCGGAGACGCACGGGCTGGTGTTCGCGCTGTGGAAGCACGGCGCGACCGTGATCCTGCCCGTCCTGCGCGAGGACAACGACCTCGACTGGGCGGTCTACGACGGACCCGACACGCTGGCGCCGGGCAGGTTCGGGGTGATGGAGCCGGTCGACACGCGCCGCGGGGTCGACGCGATCCGCACCGCCGCGCTGGTGATCGTGCCGGCGCTCGCCGTGGACAGGCTGTCAGGGGTACGGCTCGGCCGTGGCGGCGGCTCGTACGACCGCGCCCTGGCCCGGGTCGGCCCCAACGTCCCCACGGTCGCACTGCTCCACGACGGCGAGCTGATCCACGGTGTGCCCGCCGAACGCCACGACCAGCGGGTCCGCTGGGCGATCAGCCCCGAGGGACTCACTAGTCTTATGTGA
- a CDS encoding potassium/proton antiporter yields the protein MTLDVWLLLGAAIVIAAIASVRIAHRSGLPSLLLFLGFGLALGDAGLGIPFNDPDLAKQIGMIALAVILAEGGLTTNWSHVRRSVPLALILATIGVAVSILVMAMIVRALLGVDLTTALILGAVLAPTDAAAVFSVLRRLPLPPRLSGALEAESGFNDAPTVIAVVLLSSMADAPSLGTFVLDTTIELVIGAAVGLAVGPAGAYALRRVALPASGLYPIAVLALTFVSYGGAVLLHGSGFLAIYLTALILGNSRLPHRAATRGFAEGAAWLSQIGLFVMLGLLATPKEMGSAILPGLIAGTVLVLIARPISVAVSAVLARLLRLARVSWREQAFLSWAGLRGAIPIVLATIPWAADVEGSKHVFNQVFIIVIVFTLLQGPTLPWVARKLGVTATGEAHDLEVEAAPLEELQADLLQVKVSSGSQLHGVEVFELRLPAGAAVTLVVRDGKSFVPSGDTRIRADDQLLVVTTAACRDQVERRLRAVSRRGKLAGWFGERGLE from the coding sequence ATGACGCTGGATGTCTGGCTCCTTCTCGGAGCGGCGATCGTCATCGCCGCGATCGCGTCCGTACGGATCGCGCACCGCAGTGGCCTGCCGAGCCTCCTGTTGTTCCTGGGATTCGGGCTGGCGCTGGGCGACGCGGGGCTGGGCATCCCGTTCAACGACCCCGACCTGGCCAAGCAGATCGGCATGATCGCGCTGGCCGTGATCCTGGCCGAAGGTGGTCTGACCACCAACTGGTCCCACGTGCGCCGGTCGGTGCCGCTGGCGCTGATCCTGGCCACGATCGGCGTCGCGGTCAGCATCCTGGTGATGGCGATGATCGTCCGGGCGCTGCTGGGCGTGGACCTGACCACCGCGCTGATCCTCGGCGCGGTGCTGGCGCCCACCGACGCCGCCGCCGTGTTCTCCGTGCTGCGCCGCCTGCCGCTGCCGCCGCGCCTGTCCGGCGCGCTGGAGGCCGAGTCGGGCTTCAACGACGCCCCCACGGTCATCGCCGTGGTGCTGCTGAGCAGCATGGCGGACGCGCCGTCCCTCGGGACGTTCGTCCTGGACACCACGATCGAGCTGGTGATCGGCGCGGCCGTCGGCCTCGCCGTCGGGCCCGCCGGCGCGTACGCGCTGCGCCGCGTCGCCCTGCCGGCCTCCGGCCTGTACCCGATCGCGGTGCTGGCACTGACCTTCGTCTCGTACGGCGGCGCCGTGCTGCTGCACGGCTCGGGCTTCCTGGCGATCTATCTGACGGCACTCATCCTGGGCAACTCGCGGCTGCCGCACCGGGCCGCCACCCGGGGCTTCGCCGAGGGCGCCGCGTGGTTGTCGCAGATCGGGCTGTTCGTCATGCTGGGGCTGCTCGCCACCCCCAAGGAGATGGGCTCGGCCATCCTGCCCGGCCTCATCGCGGGAACGGTCCTCGTGCTGATCGCCCGGCCGATTTCGGTGGCGGTCAGCGCGGTGCTGGCCCGGCTGCTGCGGCTGGCCAGGGTGAGCTGGCGGGAGCAGGCGTTCCTGTCATGGGCGGGGCTGCGCGGCGCGATCCCCATCGTGCTGGCGACGATCCCGTGGGCGGCGGACGTCGAGGGCTCCAAGCACGTCTTCAACCAGGTCTTCATCATCGTGATCGTCTTCACTCTGCTGCAGGGACCGACGCTGCCGTGGGTGGCCAGGAAGCTGGGGGTGACGGCGACCGGCGAGGCACACGACCTGGAGGTCGAGGCGGCGCCGCTGGAGGAGCTGCAGGCTGACCTGCTGCAGGTCAAGGTGTCATCCGGGTCCCAGTTGCACGGAGTGGAGGTCTTCGAGCTGCGGCTGCCGGCGGGTGCGGCGGTGACCCTCGTGGTGCGGGACGGCAAATCGTTCGTGCCGTCCGGCGACACCCGCATCCGCGCCGACGACCAGCTCCTCGTCGTCACCACCGCCGCCTGTCGCGACCAGGTCGAACGCCGCCTGCGCGCGGTGAGCCGCCGCGGCAAGCTGGCCGGTTGGTTCGGGGAGCGGGGACTGGAATAG
- a CDS encoding FmdB family zinc ribbon protein: MPTYQYACNDCGEQLEVVQKFTDDALTVCPACQGNLRKIFSAVGIVFKGSGFYRTDSRSSSSSTTPASSSSSSSSTGTSSSKSGDSSSSSSSSSSSSSAPAPAAASS, translated from the coding sequence GTGCCGACCTACCAGTACGCCTGCAACGACTGCGGTGAGCAGCTCGAGGTCGTCCAGAAGTTCACCGACGACGCGCTGACCGTCTGCCCCGCCTGCCAGGGCAACCTGCGGAAGATCTTCTCCGCCGTCGGCATCGTGTTCAAGGGTTCGGGCTTCTACCGCACCGACAGCCGCTCGTCGTCCAGCTCGACGACGCCGGCGTCCTCCTCGTCCTCGTCCTCCTCCACCGGGACGTCTTCCTCCAAGTCCGGCGACTCGTCCTCGTCGTCCTCCTCGTCCTCGTCCTCGTCTTCGGCACCCGCTCCGGCCGCGGCCTCCAGCTGA
- a CDS encoding MDR family MFS transporter — protein sequence MRQRGLALIIIALMLGMLLAALDQTIVSTALPTIVSDLGGLEELSWVVTGYILASTVSTPLWGKLGDQFGRKRLFITAIIVFLAGSALCGLSQSMRDLILYRSVQGLGGGGLMVLAQAIVGDIVSARDRGKYQGWFGGVFAVASVIGPLLGGLFVDHLSWHWVFYINLPIGAVGLFVIALVLPSDRKRGRHRIDYAGVVLLGGATSCLVLITTWGGTTYPWGDPVIVGLALAAAVMAAGWVVAERRAREPVLPLELFGVRAFTMSSVVGFVVGFAMFGALTYLPLYLQVVHGVSPTLSGVHLLPMMVGMLGMSVVSGQIISKTGRYRYLPIAGTGLATVGLLLLSTLTERSATLVMGVELLVFGAGLGMTMQVLVIIVQNAVAFKDLGVATSGATFFRLIGGAFGVAALGAVFTARLADDLAEVVRTTALPPGFDPARVREDPTIIQRLPPQLTAEFLHVYADSIAMVFRVAAPIMFVAFVFTWFIPQQRLRETTKATDMGEGLGATSAERSSLEEVERGLVRLADADLRRGFYARLGSLAGLTGIAPEGVWLIARLDGKGWVKAEDLARRANVSRAAGRPYADQLIGRGLVARSADGDHLRLTQEGQQAALRLLRSSHESLSRLVADWGPHPQLEELCHRLTPQLLGANADRPDRRR from the coding sequence ATGCGGCAACGGGGCCTCGCGCTCATCATCATCGCGCTCATGCTGGGCATGCTGCTCGCGGCGCTCGACCAGACGATCGTCTCGACCGCCCTGCCCACGATCGTGAGCGACCTCGGCGGCCTGGAGGAGCTGTCGTGGGTCGTGACGGGCTACATCCTGGCCTCGACCGTCTCCACCCCGTTGTGGGGCAAGCTCGGCGACCAGTTCGGGCGCAAGAGGCTGTTCATCACCGCGATCATCGTCTTCCTGGCCGGGTCGGCGCTCTGCGGGCTCAGCCAGAGCATGCGCGACCTGATCCTCTACCGCTCGGTCCAGGGGCTCGGCGGCGGCGGCCTGATGGTGCTGGCGCAGGCCATCGTCGGCGACATCGTGTCGGCCCGTGACCGGGGCAAGTACCAGGGGTGGTTCGGCGGGGTGTTCGCCGTCGCGAGCGTCATCGGCCCGCTGCTGGGCGGCCTGTTCGTCGACCACCTGTCCTGGCACTGGGTCTTCTACATCAACCTGCCGATCGGAGCCGTCGGGCTGTTCGTGATCGCCCTGGTCCTGCCGTCGGACCGGAAGCGGGGCAGGCACCGGATCGACTACGCGGGCGTGGTGCTGCTCGGCGGCGCGACCTCGTGCCTCGTGCTGATCACCACCTGGGGCGGCACGACCTATCCGTGGGGCGACCCCGTGATCGTGGGCCTGGCTCTGGCGGCGGCCGTCATGGCGGCGGGCTGGGTGGTCGCGGAGCGGCGGGCGCGGGAGCCGGTGCTGCCGCTGGAGCTGTTCGGCGTGAGGGCGTTCACGATGTCGTCGGTCGTCGGCTTCGTGGTGGGCTTCGCGATGTTCGGCGCGCTGACATACCTGCCGCTCTACCTCCAGGTCGTCCACGGGGTCAGCCCCACCCTGTCGGGCGTCCACCTGCTGCCGATGATGGTGGGCATGCTGGGGATGTCCGTCGTCTCGGGCCAGATCATCAGCAAGACCGGCAGATATCGCTACCTGCCCATCGCCGGCACCGGGCTGGCCACGGTCGGGCTCCTTCTGCTGTCCACGCTCACCGAACGGAGCGCCACCCTGGTGATGGGGGTGGAGCTGCTGGTGTTCGGGGCGGGGCTGGGCATGACCATGCAGGTCCTGGTGATCATCGTGCAGAACGCCGTCGCGTTCAAGGATCTCGGTGTGGCAACCTCGGGGGCCACGTTCTTCAGGCTGATCGGCGGGGCGTTCGGGGTCGCGGCACTGGGCGCCGTCTTCACCGCCCGGCTCGCCGACGACCTGGCCGAGGTGGTCAGGACGACGGCGCTGCCGCCGGGGTTCGACCCGGCGCGGGTGCGGGAGGATCCGACGATCATCCAGCGGCTGCCGCCGCAGCTGACGGCGGAGTTCCTGCACGTGTACGCCGACTCGATCGCCATGGTCTTCAGGGTGGCGGCGCCGATCATGTTCGTCGCGTTCGTGTTCACCTGGTTCATCCCGCAACAGCGGCTCAGGGAGACGACCAAGGCCACGGATATGGGTGAGGGGCTCGGGGCGACGTCGGCCGAGCGTTCGTCGCTGGAGGAGGTCGAGCGTGGGCTGGTACGGCTGGCGGACGCCGACCTGCGCAGGGGCTTCTACGCCAGGCTCGGTTCGCTGGCCGGGTTGACGGGGATCGCACCGGAGGGCGTGTGGCTCATCGCCAGACTCGACGGCAAGGGGTGGGTGAAGGCCGAGGACCTGGCCCGGCGGGCCAACGTCAGCAGGGCCGCCGGACGGCCGTACGCCGACCAGCTCATCGGCAGAGGGCTGGTGGCGCGCTCAGCGGACGGCGACCACCTGCGGCTCACCCAAGAGGGGCAGCAGGCGGCGCTCCGGCTGCTGCGGTCGTCGCACGAGAGCCTGAGCCGGCTGGTGGCCGACTGGGGGCCTCATCCACAGCTCGAGGAGCTCTGCCACCGCCTCACGCCGCAGCTCCTCGGCGCGAACGCGGACCGGCCGGACAGACGGCGGTAG
- a CDS encoding S-methyl-5'-thioadenosine phosphorylase, giving the protein MVTSADIGVIGGSGLYSLLDDAEEIELTTPYGPPSDVVTVGQVGSRSVAFIPRHGRDHRFPPHRIPYQANLWALRSLGVRQVLAPSAVGSLRPEHGPGAIVVPDQLIDRTSGRVQTYYDMGGAVHVSFADPYCPSGRAVAVASARDGGWQTVDGGTLVVIEGPRFSTRAESRWFAANGWTIVGMTGFPEAMLARELALCYTSLSLVTDHDAGVEAGEGVTHEEVLEFFAQNVTRMRTLVADAVQALPTDRTCPCGSALDGLKLPFELP; this is encoded by the coding sequence ATGGTCACTAGCGCAGACATCGGCGTCATCGGCGGCTCCGGCCTTTACTCCCTGCTGGACGACGCGGAGGAGATCGAGCTCACCACCCCCTACGGGCCACCGAGCGACGTCGTCACCGTGGGGCAGGTCGGTTCGCGTTCCGTCGCCTTCATCCCCCGCCACGGGCGGGACCATCGTTTCCCGCCGCACCGCATCCCCTACCAAGCCAATCTCTGGGCGCTGCGTTCCCTCGGGGTGCGCCAGGTGCTGGCGCCCAGCGCTGTCGGCTCGCTGCGCCCCGAGCACGGCCCCGGCGCGATCGTGGTGCCCGACCAGCTCATCGACCGCACGTCGGGGCGCGTCCAGACCTACTACGACATGGGCGGCGCCGTTCACGTGTCGTTCGCCGACCCCTACTGTCCCTCCGGCCGCGCGGTGGCGGTGGCCTCCGCTCGTGACGGAGGGTGGCAGACGGTCGACGGCGGCACCCTGGTGGTCATCGAGGGGCCGAGGTTCTCCACCCGGGCCGAGTCCCGCTGGTTCGCCGCCAACGGCTGGACGATCGTCGGCATGACCGGCTTCCCCGAGGCCATGCTGGCCCGCGAGCTTGCCCTCTGCTACACCTCGCTGTCGCTGGTGACCGACCATGACGCGGGCGTCGAGGCGGGTGAGGGGGTGACGCACGAGGAGGTGCTGGAGTTCTTCGCCCAGAACGTCACCCGCATGCGCACGTTGGTGGCCGATGCCGTGCAGGCTCTGCCCACCGACCGGACGTGCCCGTGCGGCTCCGCCCTGGACGGTCTCAAGCTCCCGTTCGAGCTGCCGTGA